One part of the Raphanus sativus cultivar WK10039 chromosome 7, ASM80110v3, whole genome shotgun sequence genome encodes these proteins:
- the LOC108833109 gene encoding uncharacterized protein LOC108833109: protein MAMNSVSAEEFSFPLLASQDSSQISGIDSPPLWKHSPENIHGVDHDRCFGSYDDDDQRKSFSYVERRSLWNVDAEEKMDMLWEYLNEELPPRSQSLRIELGGEKKSSLFPEESSAVVCGMKLAKKTPQSKKKKIGTNVLELMRVLKRILVMRSSSQRSPAKTHTR from the coding sequence ATGGCTATGAACAGTGTGTCTGCGGAAGAATTTAGTTTTCCATTGCTTGCTTCCCAAGATTCTTCTCAAATTTCAGGCATCGATTCACCTCCACTGTGGAAACACTCGCCGGAGAATATACACGGGGTAGATCATGACAGATGTTTTGGAAGTTACGATGATGACGATCAGAGGAAGAGCTTCTCTTATGTGGAAAGGAGAAGTCTTTGGAACGTTGATGCAGAGGAGAAAATGGATATGTTGTGGGAATATCTCAATGAAGAACTGCCACCGAGAAGCCAGAGTCTTAGGATCGAGCTCGGCGGAGAGAAGAAATCGTCTTTGTTTCCCGAAGAGAGCTCCGCCGTGGTGTGCGGTATGAAGTTAGCAAAGAAGACACCTCagagtaagaagaagaagatcggtACGAACGTGTTGGAGTTGATGAGGGTTTTAAAGAGGATTCTTGTTATGCGGAGTTCGTCTCAGAGATCACCGGCGAAAACTCATACACGGTGA
- the LOC130494422 gene encoding uncharacterized membrane protein At4g09580-like has protein sequence MLHSVMAPTRNLIRDEELGAILSDDDDDSPSGKRSKLDRFPLSRWELAVSLGVFLVFSSGLFCIYITMPAAEFGKLKLPRTISDLRSLKDNLADYANEYPAQFVLGYCATYIFMQTFMIPGTIFMSLLAGALFGVVKGVVLVVFNATAGATCCFFLSKLIGRPLITWLWPDKLRFFQAEIGKRRDKLLNYMLFLRITPTLPNLFINLASPIVDVPFHVFFLATLVGLIPAAYITVRAGLAIGDLKSVKDLYDFKTLSVLFLIGFISILPTILKRKKIYE, from the exons ATGTTGCATTCGGTGATGGCTCCGACACGGAACCTAATCAGAGACGAAGAGCTCGGAGCGATATTATCAGACGACGACGACGATTCGCCCTCCGGAAAACGATCAAAGCTCGATCGGTTCCCTCTCAGCCGATGGGAACTCGCCGTCTCTCTCGGCGTCTTCCTCGTCTTCTCCTCGGGTCTCTTCTGCATCTACATCACCATGCCCGCTGCAGAGTTCGGCAAGCTCAAGCTCCCAAGAACCATCTCTGATCTCCGCTCCCTCAA AGACAATCTAGCAGACTACGCGAATGAGTACCCGGCGCAGTTCGTTTTAGGGTACTGTGCCACCTACATTTTCATGCAGACCTTCATGATTCCTGGTACCATCTTCATGTCACTTTTAGCTGGAGCTCTCTTTGGGGTCGTCAAAGGTGTTGTCTTGGTTGTTTTCAACGCAACCGCAGGAGCTACTTGCtgtttctttctctctaagTTGATCGGCAGGCCGTTGATCACTTGGCTGTGGCCTGACAAGTTGAGATTCTTTCAGGCTGAG ATTGGTAAGCGTAGAGATAAGCTTCTGAACTATATGTTGTTTCTGAGGATAACACCAACACTGCCGAATCTCTTTATCAATCTGGCTTCTCCGATAGTCGATGTTCCTTTCCATGTCTTCTTTTTGGCGACATTGGTCGGTCTCATTCCTGCAGCTTATATAACCGTCAGG GCTGGCCTTGCTATTGGAGATCTCAAATCGGTGAAGGATCTGTATGATTTCAAGACGTTGTCAGTGCTTTTCCTCATCGGTTTTATCTCCATACTTCCAACAATactgaaaagaaagaagatatatGAATAA